Part of the Paenibacillus aurantius genome, CAGGGCCTGACACCCGAGCTCGCTTACAAGATCGGCCGCTGCGGCGGCTATGTGCTGGCAGGAAAGTCCAAGCACCCGCAGGTTGTGATCGGGCAGGACACACGCATTTCGGGTCCAATGCTCGAAGCGGCACTGGTGGCGGGTCTTCTGTCTATCGGAGCGAACGTCATCCGCGTTGGCGTCGTTTCGACGCCGGGGGTCGCCTATTTGACCCGTACGCTGGGAGCGGATGCCGGTGTTATGATCTCGGCTTCCCACAATCCGGTGGAGGACAACGGAATCAAATTCTTCGGCGGAGACGGCTTCAAGCTGTCGGACGAGACGGAGCTCGAGATCGAACGGCTGATGGATGCTGAAACCGATGAGCTGCCGCGGCCGGTGGGCGGCGATCTGGGAACGGTGACGGAAAATGCGGAAGCGAAGTTTCAATACATGGAGTACATCAAGACAACGGTCAAATCTTCCTTCGAGGGGCTCAAGATCGTGCTGGACTGTGCCAACGGGGCGGCCTACGAATTGGCTCCGCGCGTCTTCGAAGAGCTGGGGGCAACGGTTATTGCTACTGGAGCGAATCCGGACGGCCGCAACATCAACGCTGGCTGCGGCTCCACTCATCCCGAAGCGCTGGCGAAGGAAGTGCTGGCCCATAAAGCCGACCTCGGACTTTCCTTCGATGGGGATGCGGACCGCCTCATTGCCATTGATGAGAATGGGGAGGAAATCGACGGGGATTACCTACTGACGATCTGCGGAGACGCGCTGAACAAGGAAGGCCGCCTCAACCAAGGGACGATTGTCACGACAGTGATGAGCAACCTGGGCTTCTTTAAAGCCGTTAAAGATCTCGACATGAAGACCGCCCAAACGGCGGTGGGCGACCGATACGTGATGGAAGAGATGCGCAAAGGCGGGTACAACCTGGGCGGCGAGCAGTCGGGGCACGTGATCTTTCTCGATTACAACACTACCGGGGACGGGATTCTGACGGGCCTTCAGCTCGTCGACACCATCGTTCAATCGGGCCAGAAGCTGAGTCAGCTTAAGCAGAAGATGCGCAAGTTCCCTCAGGTGCTCGTGAATGTCCGCGTAGGCGACAAGAGCAAGCTGAAGGGGAACGAGAACGTCGAGAAGGCCATTCGCGAGGTGGAAGCGAAGCTCGGAGAGAACGGGCGGGTGCTGGTGCGTCCGTCGGGTACGGAATCCCTCATTCGCGTCATGGCGGAAGGACCGGATAAGGCCGAGGTGGAAGGCTACGTTCATACCATTGCCGAAGTCATCCGGAAAGAATTGGTATAAAACAAGAATGCCAAAAAATCCCCTATGTTTGAACAGGGGATTTTTTGTGTTATTATTGTATAGTTGGCCATCCTAAAAACAGTTGCCATTTGGGGATATTGCGAATATGATGGTCATAGGTTTTTCACTTTTGATAGAAAGGTGGATAGTGGGTTAGACCAATAGCGCCAGAACTTGGAGCGGGACCGTGAAATCTTATTCTGCGGCCGAAAGCCGAAAGAAGGAAGATCCGTAACAAGTTGACGAGGTGAAGGTGTTCGAAATTTTCGGCGGGGACCTTCCGGCAGCATGCATGCCGTTAAGTTGGAGGGCAAAACGTCGCGGGTGACCGGGCGTACAAGAATCCAACCGCATTCCATAACGAAGCAAATTCTTCAAGGTTCAAAAAACATCGGTTTTGGACCTGTCTTTAGTATTGCCATTTTACCTAAAAAATCATTAGAGACGAAAATAGTGGAGGTCATGAACCATGTGCGGAATCGTTGGATATATCGGGAATCGAAATTCCCAGGAAGTTTTAATCGAAGGGCTGAAGAAGCTGGAGTACCGCGGGTACGATTCGGCGGGCGTAGCCGTTTTTACGGATAAAGGATTGGAAGTCAAGAAAGCGAAAGGCCGTCTAGCCGTTCTCGAGTCGCAGCTGGGAGAAGCACCGCTCGCCGGAACGATCGGAATCGGGCATACCCGCTGGGCCACCCACGGCAAGCCGTCGGATGTGAACTCGCATCCCCACACGGACAACTCGATGAAATTCTCCGTCGTGCATAACGGAATCATCGAGAATTACGGCGAACTGAAGGATGAGCTGTCTGCCAAAGGGCATCAATTCGTCTCGGAGACGGATACGGAGGTTATCTCCCACCTGATCGCGAGCCTCTACGACGGAGACATCGTGCAGGCTGTTCAGAAGGCCGTCAGCCGCATGAAAGGGGCTTTTGCCCTGGGTGTTCTGACAGAGTATGAACCGGATAAGCTGGTGGCCGTTCGTCTGGCAAGTCCGCTCATTATTGGAGTGGGCCAGGGAGAGAACTTCATCGGCTCGGACATTCCGGCCATTCTGAACTATACCCGCGACGTCTATATCCTGAACGACGGCGAAATGGCCGTTCTGACACGGGATGGTGTCGAACTGTTGACATTGGAGGGGAATTTTATTTCCCGGGAATTATTCCATGTCGATTGGGATCTCGTTACGGCGGAAAAAGCCGGATTCGATCACTTCATGCTAAAGGAGATCTACGAGCAGCCAAAAGCTTACCGCGACACGATGGGAAGCCGGCTGAGCGATGACGGAAAGAGTGTTGTTCTGAACGAAATCAAAATGACGCCGGAAGAAGTAAAGGCCATCCACAACATTCACATAGTGGCCTGCGGTACGGCTTACCACGCCGGTCTGGTCGGCAAATCGGTGATTGAGCACCTGGCGCGCATTCCGGTGGAAACGGACGTGGCTTCGGAGTACCGTTACCGCTCCCCGATCATCACGAAGAACACGCTCGTGGTCGTCGTGAGCCAGTCCGGGGAAACGGCCGATACGCTGGCCGCCCTCCGGGAAGCGAAGCGCTGCGGCGCCCGTGTCGTGGCGATCACGAACGTGGTCGGCAGCTCGGTAGCCCGCGAAGCGGACGATGTGATCGTCACCTGGGCGGGGCCGGAGATTGCGGTCGCCTCGACGAAGGCGTACACCTCGCAGCTCATTGCGTTCTACCTGTTCGGCCTGTATCTGGCCCAAACGCTTGGAACGCAGGAGGAGGCCGTGCTGGCCGAGACGATCGCCGCTCTGCAGGCTCTTCCGGAGCAGGTGGAAGCGATCCTGGAGCAGGCGGAGACGTACAAGGCGGTAGCCGAAAAGATCGCCACGCACGAGAACCTGTTCTTCATCGGCCGCGGCTTGGATTATGCGGTCGCCCAGGAAGGGTCGCTGAAGCTGAAGGAAATTTCTTACATTCACTCCGAAGCCTATGCGTCGGGTGAATTGAAGCACGGAACGCTGGCTCTCATCGAGGAAGGCATACCGGTCATCGCCTTGGCGACCCAGGATGCGCTACTGGAGAAAACGGTCAGCAACATCCAAGAGGTGTCGGCCCGCGGCGCTTACGTCATCGGGATCGGCATGGAAGGAAGCCCGTCGCTCGAGAAGAGCGTGAACGAGCAGTTCCTCATCCCGGGAACGCTCAGCTTGCTGACGCCGGCGCTGTCCGTGGTGCCGCTGCAGCTGTTGAGCTACTACG contains:
- the glmM gene encoding phosphoglucosamine mutase, with product MGKYFGTDGVRGVANQGLTPELAYKIGRCGGYVLAGKSKHPQVVIGQDTRISGPMLEAALVAGLLSIGANVIRVGVVSTPGVAYLTRTLGADAGVMISASHNPVEDNGIKFFGGDGFKLSDETELEIERLMDAETDELPRPVGGDLGTVTENAEAKFQYMEYIKTTVKSSFEGLKIVLDCANGAAYELAPRVFEELGATVIATGANPDGRNINAGCGSTHPEALAKEVLAHKADLGLSFDGDADRLIAIDENGEEIDGDYLLTICGDALNKEGRLNQGTIVTTVMSNLGFFKAVKDLDMKTAQTAVGDRYVMEEMRKGGYNLGGEQSGHVIFLDYNTTGDGILTGLQLVDTIVQSGQKLSQLKQKMRKFPQVLVNVRVGDKSKLKGNENVEKAIREVEAKLGENGRVLVRPSGTESLIRVMAEGPDKAEVEGYVHTIAEVIRKELV
- the glmS gene encoding glutamine--fructose-6-phosphate transaminase (isomerizing), translating into MCGIVGYIGNRNSQEVLIEGLKKLEYRGYDSAGVAVFTDKGLEVKKAKGRLAVLESQLGEAPLAGTIGIGHTRWATHGKPSDVNSHPHTDNSMKFSVVHNGIIENYGELKDELSAKGHQFVSETDTEVISHLIASLYDGDIVQAVQKAVSRMKGAFALGVLTEYEPDKLVAVRLASPLIIGVGQGENFIGSDIPAILNYTRDVYILNDGEMAVLTRDGVELLTLEGNFISRELFHVDWDLVTAEKAGFDHFMLKEIYEQPKAYRDTMGSRLSDDGKSVVLNEIKMTPEEVKAIHNIHIVACGTAYHAGLVGKSVIEHLARIPVETDVASEYRYRSPIITKNTLVVVVSQSGETADTLAALREAKRCGARVVAITNVVGSSVAREADDVIVTWAGPEIAVASTKAYTSQLIAFYLFGLYLAQTLGTQEEAVLAETIAALQALPEQVEAILEQAETYKAVAEKIATHENLFFIGRGLDYAVAQEGSLKLKEISYIHSEAYASGELKHGTLALIEEGIPVIALATQDALLEKTVSNIQEVSARGAYVIGIGMEGSPSLEKSVNEQFLIPGTLSLLTPALSVVPLQLLSYYASLARGNDVDKPRNLAKSVTVE